The Oryctolagus cuniculus chromosome 5, mOryCun1.1, whole genome shotgun sequence genome includes a region encoding these proteins:
- the TBPL1 gene encoding TATA box-binding protein-like 1 isoform X4, with amino-acid sequence MDADSDVALDILITNVVCVFRTRCHLNLRKIALEGANVIYKRDVGKVLMKLRKPRITATIWSSGKIICTGATSEEEAKFGARRLARSLQKLGFQVIFTDFKVVNVLAVCNMPFEIRLPEFTKNNRPHASYEPELHPAVCYRIKSLRATLQIFSTGSITVTGPNVKAVATAVEQIYPFVFESRKEIL; translated from the exons ATGGATGCAGACAGTGACGTTGCATTGGACATTTTAATTACAAATGTAGTCTGTGTTTTTAGAACAAGATGCCATTTGAACTTAAGGAAGATTGCTTTGGAAGGAGCAAATGTAATTTATAAGCGTGATGTTGGA aaagtatTAATGAAGCTTAGAAAACCTAGAATTACAGCCACAATTTGGTCCtcaggaaaaattatttgcactgGAGCAACAAG TGAAGAAGAAGCTAAATTTGGTGCCAGACGTTTAGCCCGCAGTCTGCAGAAACTAGGTTTTCAG GTAATATTTACAGATTTTAAGGTTGTTAACGTTCTGGCAGTGTGTAACATGCCATTTGAAATCCGTTTGCCAGAATTCACAAAGAACAATAGACCTCATGCCAG ttatgAACCTGAACTTCATCCTGCTGTGTGCTATCGGATAAAGTCTCTAAGAGCTACATTACAGATTTTTTCTACAGGAAGTATCACAGTAACAG GACCCAATGTAAAGGCTGTTGCTACTGCTGTGGAACAGATTTACCCATTTGTGTTTGAAAGCAggaaagaaattttataa
- the TBPL1 gene encoding TATA box-binding protein-like 1 isoform X5, protein MKLRKPRITATIWSSGKIICTGATSEEEAKFGARRLARSLQKLGFQVIFTDFKVVNVLAVCNMPFEIRLPEFTKNNRPHASYEPELHPAVCYRIKSLRATLQIFSTGSITVTGPNVKAVATAVEQIYPFVFESRKEIL, encoded by the exons ATGAAGCTTAGAAAACCTAGAATTACAGCCACAATTTGGTCCtcaggaaaaattatttgcactgGAGCAACAAG TGAAGAAGAAGCTAAATTTGGTGCCAGACGTTTAGCCCGCAGTCTGCAGAAACTAGGTTTTCAG GTAATATTTACAGATTTTAAGGTTGTTAACGTTCTGGCAGTGTGTAACATGCCATTTGAAATCCGTTTGCCAGAATTCACAAAGAACAATAGACCTCATGCCAG ttatgAACCTGAACTTCATCCTGCTGTGTGCTATCGGATAAAGTCTCTAAGAGCTACATTACAGATTTTTTCTACAGGAAGTATCACAGTAACAG GACCCAATGTAAAGGCTGTTGCTACTGCTGTGGAACAGATTTACCCATTTGTGTTTGAAAGCAggaaagaaattttataa